One genomic segment of [Phormidium] sp. ETS-05 includes these proteins:
- a CDS encoding 16S rRNA (uracil(1498)-N(3))-methyltransferase — MTQLQRVAIAPEQIVNSGNGREMIALTHEQQHYLTRVLRLADGASFIAIVNGGWWRATLQGTKAEMISPMTAATELPAGITLLVAMPKGNGFDDIVRQTTEMGVTRICPVVSDRTLLSPSSHKVDRWRRIATEAAEQSKRQIVPTIGEPLTFTTALQSCQGEKQYICLTHPHLPHLLPSLQDWWSSWVDNGQNTPKIIIATGPEGGWTAAEEEAAASANFQPVSLGSRILRAITAPIVALSLVAAVLESK; from the coding sequence ATGACTCAATTACAAAGAGTAGCGATCGCTCCCGAGCAAATCGTCAATTCTGGAAATGGGAGGGAAATGATTGCTCTGACTCACGAGCAGCAACATTATTTGACCCGAGTGTTGCGGTTAGCAGATGGTGCGAGCTTCATCGCGATCGTCAATGGTGGTTGGTGGCGGGCAACACTTCAGGGGACTAAAGCTGAGATGATTTCCCCAATGACAGCAGCGACGGAACTGCCTGCAGGGATTACCCTATTGGTAGCGATGCCCAAAGGTAATGGGTTTGATGATATTGTCCGCCAAACTACGGAAATGGGGGTGACGCGGATTTGTCCAGTGGTGAGCGATCGGACTCTATTAAGCCCCAGCTCCCACAAGGTCGATCGCTGGCGTCGCATCGCCACCGAAGCCGCCGAACAATCAAAACGTCAAATCGTCCCCACCATTGGCGAGCCCCTCACCTTCACCACCGCCCTCCAATCTTGTCAAGGCGAAAAGCAATACATCTGCCTCACTCATCCCCACCTACCCCACTTACTCCCCAGCCTGCAAGATTGGTGGTCCAGTTGGGTGGACAATGGCCAAAATACACCCAAGATCATCATCGCCACCGGGCCAGAAGGAGGCTGGACCGCCGCCGAAGAAGAAGCCGCCGCCTCCGCCAACTTCCAACCCGTATCCCTCGGTAGCCGCATTCTCCGCGCCATCACCGCTCCCATAGTGGCTTTATCCTTAGTGGCAGCAGTTTTGGAATCAAAGTAA
- a CDS encoding M3 family oligoendopeptidase has product MVTTPAKINLEQFANPQEWDLSDLYRGFDDPQLEQDLQALQQEAAQFRERDRGKVALLTAEELASRLQQLEQIGQKSGYIYAYPSLVFSADTRNTQAKQFLDKVMEALTAIENQLLFFDLELQELEPEKLSQLHKSPALQPYSHYLHRIAERRPHKLPEAVEQTRNQDSLTGRQAFIQLRSVHLGEQEYEPVTTPEGKTASTEAELMALAYHPSGEVRYQAYRSVRQVLANHNSLYSFILNTVAQDHRIENQMRGYQSTLHKQLLADEVSEPVFQAIMAGTGSRFDLFDRYYQLKGEALGQKIRICDIYAPWTKADEPPLPPVEYKTGVQTLLAALERFDINYARRAEEFFVKNWIDAKVRPGKRGGAFCAYSHGKHSYLLLSYTDDYSSVFTLAHEMGHALHFAWIDKAQSYFNSNPPLVLAEVASTFNELLLLDYLLETAGDDKQLRKSLLTRQLEDQLNLLFRQSTISRLEMAIHQQAASGSFDRNFVNQQWMELYQKLGGNAIEMLPEHQYDWARVGHIFFKPFYCYQYTASNIVSLACYQQYRQMGKDFIPGYLQLLAAGGSMNQVEALRQYVGVNLEDEATIRGALDYIESLIDQLQATL; this is encoded by the coding sequence TTGGTAACGACACCGGCAAAGATTAACTTAGAACAATTCGCCAATCCCCAAGAATGGGACTTATCGGACTTGTACCGAGGTTTTGATGACCCACAATTAGAGCAAGACTTACAAGCATTGCAGCAAGAAGCGGCGCAGTTTCGGGAGCGCGATCGGGGCAAAGTCGCCCTATTAACAGCCGAGGAACTCGCCTCCCGCCTGCAACAACTAGAACAAATCGGCCAGAAATCCGGCTACATCTACGCCTATCCCTCCCTCGTCTTCTCCGCCGACACCCGCAACACCCAAGCCAAACAATTTCTCGACAAAGTGATGGAAGCCCTCACCGCGATCGAGAACCAGCTCCTCTTCTTTGACTTAGAACTACAAGAACTAGAACCAGAAAAACTCAGCCAATTACACAAATCACCCGCGCTCCAACCCTACAGCCACTACCTGCATCGCATCGCCGAAAGACGCCCCCACAAACTCCCCGAAGCCGTAGAACAAACCCGCAACCAAGACAGCCTCACCGGGAGACAAGCATTCATCCAACTGCGTTCCGTCCACCTCGGCGAGCAAGAATACGAACCCGTTACCACCCCAGAAGGAAAAACCGCCAGTACCGAAGCCGAACTTATGGCCTTAGCCTATCACCCTTCTGGTGAAGTGCGATATCAAGCCTACCGCAGCGTCCGGCAAGTTTTAGCAAATCACAACTCCCTCTATAGCTTCATCCTCAACACCGTAGCTCAAGACCACCGCATAGAAAACCAAATGCGGGGCTATCAATCTACCCTCCATAAACAACTCCTCGCCGATGAAGTCTCCGAGCCAGTTTTCCAAGCCATTATGGCAGGAACAGGGAGCCGGTTTGACCTATTCGATCGATATTACCAACTCAAAGGCGAAGCATTAGGACAAAAAATCCGCATTTGCGATATCTACGCTCCCTGGACAAAAGCCGATGAACCACCTTTACCACCAGTAGAATATAAAACCGGCGTCCAAACCCTATTAGCCGCCTTAGAAAGGTTTGATATCAATTATGCCCGCCGCGCCGAAGAATTTTTCGTGAAAAACTGGATTGATGCCAAAGTGCGTCCCGGAAAGCGTGGCGGAGCTTTTTGCGCATACTCCCACGGCAAACACAGTTACTTGCTGCTATCATACACCGATGACTACAGCTCCGTGTTTACCCTCGCCCACGAAATGGGTCACGCTTTACACTTTGCCTGGATAGACAAAGCGCAATCCTATTTTAACAGCAATCCGCCTTTAGTCCTAGCCGAAGTGGCATCTACATTTAATGAGTTGTTGCTGCTGGATTATTTGCTAGAAACCGCAGGAGATGACAAGCAACTGCGCAAATCCCTACTGACGCGACAACTGGAAGACCAGCTCAACTTGCTATTCCGCCAAAGCACAATTAGCCGTTTAGAGATGGCCATCCACCAGCAAGCCGCCTCGGGCAGTTTTGACCGCAATTTCGTCAATCAGCAATGGATGGAATTATACCAGAAGTTAGGCGGCAATGCAATAGAAATGCTGCCCGAACACCAGTACGACTGGGCTCGCGTTGGTCATATCTTCTTTAAACCATTCTACTGCTACCAATATACAGCATCAAATATCGTCAGCCTCGCCTGCTATCAGCAATACCGGCAAATGGGTAAAGATTTTATCCCCGGATACTTGCAATTACTAGCGGCTGGTGGTAGCATGAATCAAGTAGAAGCCCTGCGGCAATACGTGGGGGTGAATTTGGAAGATGAAGCCACGATTCGCGGAGCGTTGGATTACATTGAAAGCCTGATTGACCAATTGCAGGCAACTTTGTAA
- a CDS encoding DUF3696 domain-containing protein — protein sequence MINSLRLQNFKLFEEQSLEFRPLTLLSGLNSTGKSSVLQALLLLRQSYHQGLLHETGLALNGELVCIGTGKDALFEGAKEKSIGFEIIWADGKKGSWRFHYNQEAEELSLASTPAPSEVYKASLFGDNFQYLQAERGFRAYLEMSDFQVLEHRQLGARGEYTAHFLSNFGNQDIPNCRLSHPRAQSMSLQNQVEAWMGEVSPGTKIHLTENLTGGQVNLQYSYGLSNKYRATNIGFGISYTLPIVVAVLAAKPGTLLLIENPEAHLHPKGQSQMGRLLALAASCGIQVVIETHSDNILNGIRLAVHGGKLNPDDVRLHFFRRQKKDAQFLSEVVSPRIDRDGRIDRWPDGFFDQVEKDLMELL from the coding sequence ATGATTAACTCACTGCGATTACAAAACTTCAAACTTTTTGAGGAGCAGTCTCTTGAGTTTAGACCCCTGACGCTGCTTTCGGGGTTAAACAGTACGGGCAAATCCTCAGTGCTGCAAGCATTACTGCTCCTGCGTCAATCTTACCACCAGGGTTTACTGCATGAAACCGGCTTGGCACTGAATGGCGAATTGGTTTGCATTGGCACAGGGAAAGATGCTCTTTTTGAGGGAGCTAAAGAGAAATCAATCGGTTTTGAGATTATCTGGGCAGATGGCAAGAAGGGAAGCTGGCGTTTCCACTACAACCAAGAGGCAGAGGAGCTATCTCTTGCCTCAACTCCAGCTCCTAGTGAAGTCTATAAAGCCAGCCTTTTCGGCGATAACTTCCAATACCTACAGGCAGAACGTGGCTTCCGTGCATACTTGGAAATGTCGGATTTCCAAGTGCTAGAGCATAGACAGCTTGGCGCTAGAGGGGAATACACAGCACATTTCCTCTCAAATTTTGGCAATCAAGATATTCCCAATTGCCGCCTAAGTCATCCCCGGGCTCAGTCCATGAGCCTGCAAAACCAAGTGGAGGCATGGATGGGAGAAGTCAGCCCCGGCACAAAAATTCACCTGACTGAAAACTTGACTGGGGGTCAGGTTAATTTGCAATACTCCTACGGCTTGAGTAACAAATACCGCGCCACTAATATTGGATTTGGCATTAGCTACACCTTACCCATTGTGGTGGCGGTTCTTGCGGCAAAACCGGGGACATTGCTTTTAATTGAAAACCCAGAAGCCCACCTCCACCCCAAAGGACAATCGCAAATGGGGCGGTTGTTGGCACTGGCTGCTAGCTGCGGGATTCAGGTAGTGATAGAAACTCATAGCGACAATATTTTAAATGGAATTCGCCTTGCAGTTCATGGCGGTAAGCTAAATCCTGATGATGTACGTTTGCACTTTTTTCGTCGCCAGAAAAAAGATGCACAATTTCTCAGTGAGGTAGTATCGCCTCGTATCGATCGCGATGGCCGGATTGACCGATGGCCCGATGGCTTTTTCGACCAAGTAGAAAAAGACTTGATGGAGTTGCTCTAA
- a CDS encoding HpsJ family protein — MKATDSELISRQASRLLKQAGTVLIVISLLDLVMLPFPLELGDVRWRLNLTTQLIERGIVPMLGMALVFSGYGFETLTGAAYIKPKKLRDLKLWVFLISSFLGFIFIVLAPAHAFNAFSASNDAIAGFKKDAQQAEQQLEERLKRQQTEIASILSNQQRLDDFIKSDNFNEEQLAKLKEFQNDPEALAKQTEAIRDNAKKEIEKRRKEAEGKSRTGALKSSFRLGISSLLLASCYITIGWTGLKSEKKPRRPRG; from the coding sequence ATGAAAGCGACTGATAGCGAGTTAATTTCTCGGCAAGCGTCTCGCCTCCTGAAACAGGCGGGCACAGTGCTGATTGTCATCTCACTTTTAGACTTAGTGATGTTGCCTTTTCCTTTGGAGTTGGGGGACGTGCGCTGGCGGTTGAACCTCACCACCCAGCTTATCGAGCGAGGGATAGTTCCCATGCTGGGGATGGCTTTAGTTTTCAGCGGTTACGGCTTTGAAACTCTCACCGGTGCTGCTTATATTAAACCCAAAAAATTGCGAGATTTAAAATTGTGGGTATTTTTAATTTCTAGTTTTTTAGGATTTATTTTTATAGTTTTAGCTCCTGCCCATGCTTTTAATGCTTTTAGTGCCAGTAATGATGCCATAGCCGGTTTCAAAAAAGACGCCCAGCAAGCCGAGCAGCAGCTAGAAGAGCGATTGAAACGGCAACAAACAGAAATAGCATCAATTTTAAGCAACCAGCAACGCCTGGATGATTTTATCAAAAGCGATAATTTTAATGAAGAGCAGCTCGCTAAGTTAAAAGAGTTTCAAAATGACCCAGAAGCCTTAGCCAAGCAAACGGAAGCTATCCGCGATAATGCGAAAAAGGAAATAGAAAAACGCCGGAAGGAAGCGGAAGGTAAATCCCGCACGGGGGCGCTGAAATCTAGTTTTAGATTAGGGATTAGCAGCCTGCTGTTGGCAAGCTGCTACATTACGATCGGCTGGACTGGGTTAAAAAGCGAGAAGAAACCCAGAAGACCGAGAGGGTAG
- a CDS encoding NF038130 family PEP-CTERM protein, whose product MTGLTQKLLIGSIAAATTLAAAPAFAGSFTVSGTDYYLYDVRDSNGDGVLDQTYRNPSASLDAILAGNRSNPGGNIELFASSERAGTNFFAPQVTLSGQVGSETLTLSSLNANDWFSTGSGNNYTYSGNTLATRWFNSLLTAAGQGGIVGKALGQLAFNQFLNGGGFQRSSDPNISYIDHSAGKINIGLAGHFNMKDVYNYAFIPNGFQASEVVKYTYGGVTNYLYNFNATATGLKELSDGKSHSGNYEVSVAAIPEPSTMVGLMSLGGILAATKKRKVKAS is encoded by the coding sequence ATGACTGGATTAACCCAAAAATTACTCATCGGTAGCATCGCCGCTGCCACCACCCTCGCCGCTGCTCCCGCTTTCGCCGGTTCCTTCACCGTCAGCGGCACCGATTACTACTTATACGATGTGAGAGATAGTAATGGTGACGGGGTGCTTGACCAAACCTACCGCAACCCTAGCGCCAGTTTGGATGCTATCTTAGCCGGTAACAGGAGCAACCCTGGCGGCAATATCGAACTATTTGCCAGCAGCGAACGCGCAGGCACAAACTTCTTTGCCCCCCAAGTTACCCTCAGCGGTCAAGTGGGCAGCGAAACTCTGACCCTGAGCAGTCTCAACGCTAATGACTGGTTCTCTACGGGTAGTGGTAATAACTATACTTATTCCGGCAATACCCTAGCCACTCGCTGGTTTAACTCCCTCCTCACGGCTGCTGGTCAAGGCGGGATTGTGGGTAAAGCTCTCGGTCAGCTTGCTTTTAACCAGTTTCTCAATGGTGGCGGCTTCCAACGCTCTTCTGACCCCAATATCTCCTATATTGACCACAGTGCCGGTAAAATTAATATCGGTTTGGCCGGTCACTTCAATATGAAGGATGTTTATAACTACGCCTTCATTCCCAATGGTTTCCAAGCCAGTGAAGTGGTGAAGTACACCTACGGTGGTGTCACTAACTACTTGTACAACTTTAACGCCACGGCTACGGGGTTAAAAGAACTCAGCGATGGTAAGTCCCACAGCGGTAACTATGAAGTGAGCGTGGCTGCGATTCCTGAACCTTCCACAATGGTGGGTTTGATGTCTCTCGGTGGCATACTCGCCGCTACCAAAAAGCGTAAAGTTAAAGCATCTTAG
- a CDS encoding LL-diaminopimelate aminotransferase, with translation MQFAKRLEPLRSNVFAEMDNAKAKARAAGHQVIDLSLGSSDQPTPKQALEAIGASLSDTTTHGYMLFHATKEFREVAARWYEQKYGVAVNPETEVLQLIGSQEGTAHLPLAVLNPGDFALLMDPGYPSHAGGVYLASGQIYTMPLRAENGFLPVFGDIPAAVLAQARMMVLSYPHNPTSAMAPLSFFEEAVAFCQRHDLVLVHDFPYCDLVFSGAVPSVLQADRDKTVSIEFFTMSKSYNMGGFRIGFAIGNAELIRALRNVKAAIDFNQYRGILNGAIAALTGPQDCVTATVETYRRRRDTFVGALNRIGWSVPLPQATMYVWAKLPSPWEQDSIGFCIKMVEATGVAASPGAGFGKAGEGYVRFALVHEPPVLEAAVAKIGTFLRSTNSIPAEPEAVSAGI, from the coding sequence ATGCAGTTTGCTAAACGTTTAGAGCCCCTGCGCTCCAATGTCTTCGCCGAAATGGACAATGCCAAGGCCAAGGCACGGGCCGCTGGGCATCAGGTCATCGATTTGTCTTTGGGGTCTTCCGACCAGCCTACCCCAAAACAGGCCCTAGAAGCGATCGGCGCTTCTCTGTCTGACACCACCACTCACGGCTATATGCTCTTTCACGCCACCAAGGAGTTTCGGGAAGTGGCAGCTCGGTGGTATGAGCAAAAATATGGTGTGGCAGTCAACCCAGAAACGGAAGTCCTTCAGCTCATCGGTTCTCAAGAAGGAACCGCCCATTTACCTCTGGCAGTTCTCAACCCAGGAGATTTTGCCCTGCTGATGGATCCGGGCTACCCCTCCCATGCTGGGGGCGTTTATCTGGCTTCCGGTCAAATTTACACCATGCCGCTGCGGGCAGAAAATGGCTTTTTGCCCGTGTTTGGGGATATCCCGGCGGCGGTTCTCGCCCAAGCCAGGATGATGGTCCTGAGCTATCCCCACAACCCCACCAGTGCAATGGCACCTTTGTCGTTTTTTGAAGAGGCGGTGGCTTTCTGTCAGCGACACGACTTGGTGTTAGTTCACGATTTCCCTTATTGTGATTTGGTGTTTTCTGGGGCGGTGCCTTCAGTATTGCAGGCGGACCGGGACAAAACTGTGTCCATTGAGTTTTTCACAATGTCTAAGTCGTACAATATGGGCGGCTTCCGCATCGGTTTTGCCATTGGCAATGCGGAATTGATTCGGGCTCTGCGCAATGTGAAGGCAGCGATCGACTTCAACCAGTATCGGGGTATCCTCAATGGGGCGATCGCCGCCCTCACCGGCCCCCAAGACTGCGTAACCGCCACCGTGGAAACCTACCGCCGCCGTCGCGATACCTTCGTCGGAGCCCTCAACCGCATCGGCTGGTCCGTCCCCCTACCCCAAGCGACTATGTACGTCTGGGCGAAACTCCCATCCCCTTGGGAGCAAGATTCGATCGGTTTCTGCATCAAAATGGTAGAAGCCACCGGCGTCGCCGCCTCCCCCGGAGCCGGTTTTGGCAAAGCCGGGGAGGGATATGTCCGCTTCGCACTGGTCCACGAACCCCCAGTGTTAGAAGCCGCTGTGGCTAAAATTGGCACCTTTTTGCGCAGTACCAATTCCATTCCCGCCGAACCCGAGGCGGTGAGTGCAGGGATTTAG
- a CDS encoding co-chaperone YbbN, translated as MSSSIISIQEAELDTAIDSAATPVLFYFWASWCGPCKLVSPSVEWAANNYGDRLKVIKMEVDANPQTVKQYKVEGVPALRLVKDGEVLVNYEGAITKAKLAALLEPHL; from the coding sequence ATGAGCAGCAGTATTATTTCAATTCAAGAGGCAGAATTAGACACCGCGATCGATAGCGCCGCTACGCCGGTGTTGTTTTATTTTTGGGCGAGTTGGTGCGGTCCGTGTAAATTGGTGTCGCCATCAGTGGAATGGGCAGCGAACAATTATGGCGATCGCCTGAAGGTTATCAAAATGGAAGTGGACGCCAATCCCCAAACGGTAAAACAGTACAAAGTTGAGGGAGTGCCAGCTTTGCGCCTGGTCAAGGACGGAGAGGTGCTGGTCAACTATGAGGGCGCCATTACCAAAGCCAAACTAGCCGCTTTACTAGAACCCCACTTATAA
- a CDS encoding PspA/IM30 family protein, with protein sequence MGLFDRIARVMKANINDLVNKAEDPEKILEQSIIDMQEDLVQLRQAVATAIATQKRTQKQHEQALMEANTWQQRAQLALQKGDENLAREALVRKKSHAETAETLKVQLDTQGGQVETLKRNLIALESKISEAKTKKNMLKARAQAAKAQEQLQSTIGSLNTGSAMAAFDRMEEKVLQMEARSQAAAELAGSGLEQQFAMLEAGNDVDDELEQMKRQLSGGSVNQGQLPASGETSSPKKAVTGLDELEELRRQLDQP encoded by the coding sequence ATGGGATTGTTCGATCGCATTGCCCGCGTAATGAAGGCTAATATTAACGACCTGGTGAACAAGGCGGAAGACCCAGAAAAAATTCTGGAGCAATCGATTATCGATATGCAGGAAGACCTGGTGCAACTGCGTCAGGCGGTGGCTACTGCTATTGCCACCCAAAAAAGAACCCAAAAACAGCACGAGCAGGCCCTGATGGAAGCCAATACCTGGCAGCAGCGGGCCCAGTTAGCGCTGCAAAAAGGGGATGAAAATTTGGCGCGGGAAGCCTTGGTACGCAAGAAATCTCACGCAGAAACCGCTGAGACGCTGAAAGTGCAGCTCGATACCCAAGGTGGTCAGGTGGAAACGCTCAAGCGGAACTTGATCGCTTTGGAAAGCAAAATTTCTGAAGCGAAAACGAAGAAAAATATGCTCAAGGCTCGGGCGCAAGCGGCTAAAGCGCAAGAGCAGTTGCAAAGTACGATCGGCTCGCTGAATACTGGGAGTGCAATGGCGGCGTTCGATCGGATGGAGGAGAAGGTTCTGCAGATGGAAGCTCGCTCCCAAGCGGCGGCGGAACTGGCTGGGTCCGGTCTAGAGCAACAATTTGCTATGCTCGAAGCCGGGAACGATGTGGATGATGAACTCGAGCAGATGAAACGCCAGCTTAGTGGCGGTAGTGTCAACCAAGGTCAGCTACCCGCATCAGGGGAAACCAGTAGCCCGAAAAAAGCCGTAACCGGGCTGGATGAGTTGGAGGAGTTGCGCAGGCAGCTAGATCAACCCTAG
- a CDS encoding PspA/IM30 family protein, translating into MGLIDRIVRVIRANISSLVASSEDPEKVLEQTLSQMQDELVQLRQALAGAIATQKRTERQHDQARSAADEWYRRAELALQKGDEKLAREALVRRQSYQETVSVLGGQLQQQSTVVEKLKQNTRALEAKIADVKTKKDLYIARARSARASAKLAEMLGQLDGGSGSFSAFDRMEDKVIELEARSAAFGELAGEDLEQKFAALESASDPVETDLAGMKAQLISGSGKPTPPPAPPSASPPGDIDSELAKLRSHMNNEH; encoded by the coding sequence ATGGGATTGATTGACCGGATCGTGCGGGTGATTCGCGCCAATATCAGCAGCTTGGTTGCTAGCAGCGAAGATCCAGAAAAGGTTCTGGAGCAGACACTCTCTCAGATGCAGGATGAGTTGGTGCAACTGCGGCAGGCTTTGGCGGGTGCGATCGCCACCCAAAAGCGCACGGAAAGACAGCACGACCAAGCCCGCTCCGCTGCTGATGAATGGTATCGTCGTGCGGAACTGGCTTTGCAGAAAGGGGATGAAAAGTTGGCCAGAGAAGCCCTGGTCCGCCGCCAATCTTATCAGGAAACGGTGAGTGTGTTGGGGGGTCAGCTCCAGCAGCAATCTACGGTGGTGGAAAAGCTGAAACAAAATACTCGCGCTTTGGAAGCCAAAATCGCTGATGTGAAGACGAAAAAGGACCTGTACATCGCTCGGGCTCGATCGGCAAGGGCTTCGGCAAAACTCGCCGAAATGCTCGGACAGCTTGATGGTGGCAGTGGTTCTTTCTCGGCGTTCGATCGGATGGAGGATAAAGTAATTGAGCTGGAAGCTCGATCGGCTGCTTTTGGGGAACTGGCTGGTGAAGACTTGGAGCAGAAATTTGCTGCCCTCGAAAGTGCTAGTGACCCAGTAGAAACCGATCTGGCAGGGATGAAAGCCCAGCTTATCTCTGGCAGCGGCAAACCCACTCCCCCTCCCGCTCCCCCCTCCGCCAGTCCCCCTGGGGATATTGACAGCGAGTTAGCCAAACTTCGTTCTCATATGAATAATGAACATTAG
- a CDS encoding DciA family protein, giving the protein MDFNSLAKVLDAWGGEALGRRLGEYRHLLQCWEAVVGPRVARQAQPLGIDDRRVLWVATSSAVLSQDLTMRRLQLLAKLNGRLSPPVVDIKFSTRSWTETAPSSPPPVVEPETLWLEHPSRIGDIKLTEIEAPRDPPKSAQAAFQRWAARLQQLRGSLPLCPACASPTPPGELDRWSVCALCATKAWPNSPISPVPPELSE; this is encoded by the coding sequence ATGGACTTTAACTCATTGGCTAAGGTTTTGGACGCTTGGGGAGGGGAGGCACTGGGACGGCGACTGGGGGAATATCGGCATTTATTACAGTGCTGGGAGGCGGTTGTCGGTCCAAGGGTTGCCCGCCAAGCGCAACCCTTGGGGATAGACGATCGGCGGGTTTTATGGGTAGCCACATCCTCAGCGGTTTTGTCTCAGGACCTGACCATGCGACGGCTGCAGTTGTTAGCTAAGTTAAATGGGCGTCTGTCTCCCCCGGTGGTGGATATCAAGTTTTCTACCCGCAGTTGGACAGAAACCGCGCCCAGTAGCCCGCCGCCCGTAGTTGAGCCGGAAACCCTATGGCTGGAACATCCTAGCCGGATCGGCGATATCAAATTGACAGAAATTGAGGCGCCAAGGGATCCGCCCAAGTCAGCCCAGGCTGCTTTTCAACGGTGGGCAGCTCGGCTACAGCAGCTTAGGGGCAGTCTTCCCCTTTGCCCCGCCTGTGCATCCCCCACGCCACCGGGGGAACTCGATCGCTGGTCCGTTTGCGCCCTCTGTGCAACTAAGGCATGGCCAAATTCCCCGATTTCTCCTGTCCCACCCGAATTGTCCGAGTAA
- the menB gene encoding 1,4-dihydroxy-2-naphthoyl-CoA synthase: MEVQWQTAKTYEDIIYQKAEGMAKIAINRPHKRNAFRPKTVFELYDAFVDAREDPHIGVILFTGVGPHSDGKYAFCSGGDQNVRGEAGYMDDGGVPRLNVLDLQRLIRSLPKVVIALVAGYAIGGGHVLHIICDLTIAADNALFGQTGPKVGSFDGGFGASYLARLVGQKKAREIWFLCRQYNATEALEMGLVNCVVPVEQLEAEGIKWAREILTKSPLAIRCLKAAFNADCDGQAGIQELAGNATLLYYMTEEAAEGKQAFLEKRPPDFGSFPWRP, encoded by the coding sequence ATGGAAGTGCAATGGCAAACCGCGAAAACTTACGAAGACATTATTTATCAAAAGGCTGAAGGCATGGCCAAGATTGCCATTAACCGGCCACATAAAAGGAATGCCTTTCGCCCCAAAACCGTATTTGAGCTATACGATGCTTTTGTGGACGCCCGGGAGGATCCCCATATCGGCGTTATCCTGTTTACCGGTGTCGGTCCCCACAGTGATGGCAAATATGCTTTCTGCTCTGGTGGGGATCAGAACGTGCGAGGGGAAGCAGGTTATATGGATGATGGTGGCGTCCCTCGGTTGAATGTGTTGGACTTGCAGCGGCTGATTCGATCGCTGCCGAAAGTGGTCATTGCCTTGGTGGCGGGATATGCGATCGGTGGCGGTCACGTTCTCCATATCATCTGCGACCTGACGATCGCCGCCGATAACGCCCTGTTCGGCCAAACCGGTCCCAAAGTAGGCAGTTTTGACGGTGGTTTTGGCGCCAGCTATCTGGCGCGACTGGTAGGGCAAAAAAAAGCGCGAGAAATCTGGTTTCTCTGTCGCCAGTACAATGCCACCGAAGCGCTAGAAATGGGTTTAGTTAACTGCGTCGTCCCCGTGGAACAGTTAGAAGCCGAGGGGATTAAATGGGCGCGAGAAATTTTGACCAAGAGCCCCCTCGCCATCCGCTGTTTGAAAGCCGCTTTTAACGCTGACTGCGACGGTCAAGCCGGGATTCAGGAATTGGCAGGCAATGCCACATTGCTCTACTACATGACCGAAGAAGCCGCCGAAGGCAAACAGGCTTTTCTGGAAAAACGCCCCCCTGACTTTGGCTCATTTCCCTGGCGACCCTAA